The Bacillus sp. FJAT-27916 genomic interval TTTCGGTGTCATGATGTCAAGGGTCAGTAAAGCACTGAAGGAGTCAGAAGGGGCAGAGCATATTTATTCACTCGTCTCTGGAAATTCCGTTCCGCATCTGCATATGCATCTCGTTGCACGCTATCCGAATACCCCGAAGGAATATTGGGGACCCATGGATGTGTACGATTGGGAAGAGGCTCCGATGGGAAGGAATCAGGCTGTTGTGGAACTATGCCGTCGTATAGCCAGTTATCTTGAGGAACATCCATATGAGCAGGAATGAATTAAGCTGGGTTGGAAGCATCGAAGCTTTTCTGGATAAGCCCACTGTCCATCAGATAGGACCGATTGTGGTTGGACGTTATGGCGGGAATTCCAGTGCAGGCCAGTATAAAAATGAGGATGGATGCCTCATTTGGGTGGATTCTGATGAGAATTGGGAATTCACGATGATAGTAGATGCGCATAACACAGCAGAAAGTGCGGAACAAATGATTGAACTGTTTACCCGTGAAAAAAGTCAAATTCAAAAGCTATTATTATCTGAAACTGTTCTGCAAACCTTTAAAAAGATAGAAGAGAAGATTGTATGTATGTTTCAATCGCCAGATTTCCTATCCATTTGCCGAAAAGTACAAGGGGAAACAGCCTGCTTAATATTGGTGAGAAAGGATAAGTATATATGGTGGTTTTCTGTTGGAGACTGCCTTCTTTATCTGTTCCATCCAGACTTGGCTGCGCTCGGCCAATATCAGGTGAATCAGCGGCAGTTCTATGAATGGATTGGGCAAGTGAATAC includes:
- a CDS encoding HIT family protein; translation: MKSCFICEKHAGNIETAGVAIYEDQYLYVGHIDRNGRPNYLGHIMIDLKRHVPTLAEMTIDEAKAFGVMMSRVSKALKESEGAEHIYSLVSGNSVPHLHMHLVARYPNTPKEYWGPMDVYDWEEAPMGRNQAVVELCRRIASYLEEHPYEQE
- a CDS encoding protein phosphatase 2C domain-containing protein; protein product: MSRNELSWVGSIEAFLDKPTVHQIGPIVVGRYGGNSSAGQYKNEDGCLIWVDSDENWEFTMIVDAHNTAESAEQMIELFTREKSQIQKLLLSETVLQTFKKIEEKIVCMFQSPDFLSICRKVQGETACLILVRKDKYIWWFSVGDCLLYLFHPDLAALGQYQVNQRQFYEWIGQVNTFEQEVPCYSTGIRELRKGENRLFLTTDGLVECPNEPFADPMRITESFDDEGEQHNVLSMLKTIQENGVRDSTTILTWTVDVMKEVTMPSDFRGSEK